One part of the Trichomycterus rosablanca isolate fTriRos1 chromosome 25, fTriRos1.hap1, whole genome shotgun sequence genome encodes these proteins:
- the dsela gene encoding dermatan-sulfate epimerase-like protein — protein MAAECMVKVVVLFCLVMLGSCFSGIFDTLDKYTSSESNDRSRFPLDNSTIQPGLHMASDIHPNLYFDLTELRSLKKKAASTHGHIFKVIQNAVSVMLDSPAIYLPPLNHEEFGKKWNEIYGNNLPPLALYCLLQPEDTAAVKFLIKYMDRMVEYPDWAVTSAPNDEVPVAHSLTGFATAYDFIYMYLDAPKKVRYLKKIRSVTEELFRLSKHRGWGRQFLQNHQTTNILAILIGAIVTGLHNDRETMMWKQVAVNYMEKTMFLLNHIVDGSLDEGVAYGSYTAKSITQYVFLALRHFDIDNTRNNWLRAHFMFYYATVLPGFQRSVGIADSNYNWFYGPESQLVFLDAFVLRSGSGNWLAQQIRKHRPKDGPMMPSVAQRWATLHTEFIWFDAELPAQPPAGFGKESMHAFLNWGVVTYGAGLPSGQGNTFVSFKSGKLGGRAVYDIVHAKPYSWIDSWINFNPGHEHPDQNSFTFAPNGQVFVSEALYGPKYSYLNNVLVFAPSPTSQCNEPWEGQLGECSKWLRWGEKEVGDSAGEVIAAASHEDTLFVSGEAASAYSSAMKLKSVYRALVLLNSQTLLVLDHVEKEEASPLTSFSAFFHNLDIDLRYVPHRSLGRYSGAMMDVWDAHYEMFWLDSQGNSPVGRIQEVEQVAEFKKRWTQFINVTFSMEGLVTRVAYLMHGPFVKVSDCRFIDKSKNGVKLAITLNDTETVVSIATNYNDIGARRSYLGFAGFAKAESANRIINFGQGSQAYNSQIQKYSTFSVGFVINITTVWILCFAIAFLTIKRKFTVSSRKLMRCSVVSVLIFWVLELLVLSYRCQDVFCGIMSRNPQRSAEKTNLPPDQTSDPLPFIIITSLPGSGAEILQPLFDNSSDFVYLSVPSTYLRIPETNFAPDSFTDACEWSRVDAQSGKFQTIQGWFHSMVHNIRLHLQNIQLYKSSSYTGAKLAQRAKKGRRKLLMEQRTTSKEVEYIKDLRQHLVTYPNACPVLNLRSGSWSLKLPFIHEVIGHSLRSLQVVRDPRAWIYLMLYNTKPSLYASKNIKKRLLNIIKQGSDQAAQGCTRFDAAFQPLGSVLAQPDASPVLLLAHLWLAHTSASLKASSDLPSHAYLRVKFEDIVNSPESTAESIHKFLGVPVTPAALNQLAFATSTNLYHLVYEGEISPAKIDVWKEKLASDEVTLIEKVCATVMDNLGYERHAPFI, from the coding sequence ATGGCTGCGGAGTGTATGGTGAAGGTTGTGGTTCTGTTTTGTCTCGTGATGTTGGGATCTTGTTTCTCAGGGATTTTTGACACTTTGGATAAATATACCTCCAGCGAGAGCAACGATCGGTCCAGATTCCCTTTAGACAATTCCACCATCCAGCCAGGACTTCACATGGCATCAGACATTCATCCAAACCTCTACTTTGACCTCACAGAACTCCGATCGCTGAAGAAGAAAGCTGCCAGTACACATGGTCACATTTTCAAAGTGATCCAGAACGCCGTGAGCGTCATGCTGGACAGCCCAGCGATCTACCTGCCACCGTTAAACCACGAGGAATTCGGAAAGAAGTGGAATGAGATTTATGGCAACAACCTTCCGCCTCTTGCACTTTACTGTCTTCTCCAGCCTGAGGACACTGCAGCTGTTAAGTTTCTGATTAAATACATGGATAGGATGGTGGAATATCCAGACTGGGCAGTGACCAGTGCGCCAAATGATGAAGTTCCAGTCGCCCACTCGCTCACAGGCTTTGCTACAGCGTACGACTTCATTTACATGTATCTGGATGCCCCGAAAAAGGTTCGGTACCTTAAAAAGATACGTTCTGTCACTGAGGAACTTTTCAGACTCTCAAAGCATAGAGGTTGGGGCAGACAATTTCTACAAAACCACCAGACTACAAACATACTTGCCATTCTTATTGGTGCTATTGTGACGGGTTTGCATAACGACCGTGAGACCATGATGTGGAAGCAAGTTGCTGTGAACTACATGGAAAAGACCATGTTCCTGTTAAACCATATTGTCGACGGTTCCTTGGATGAAGGTGTAGCGTACGGCAGCTACACAGCCAAATCCATCACTCAGTATGTTTTCTTAGCATTACGCCATTTTGACATTGACAACACGAGGAACAACTGGCTCAGAGCGCACTTTATGTTTTACTATGCCACCGTTCTGCCTGGTTTTCAAAGATCAGTGGGCATCGCTGATTCGAACTACAACTGGTTCTATGGGCCTGAGAGTCAGCTGGTTTTCCTGGATGCTTTTGTGCTCAGAAGTGGCTCTGGAAACTGGCTTGCCCAACAGATCAGGAAGCACAGGCCCAAAGATGGACCCATGATGCCGTCGGTAGCCCAACGCTGGGCCACTTTGCATACAGAGTTTATTTGGTTTGATGCAGAACTTCCTGCCCAGCCTCCTGCTGGTTTTGGGAAAGAAAgcatgcatgcttttttaaactGGGGGGTGGTTACATATGGGGCAGGGTTGCCTTCAGGCCAGGGCAACACCTTTGTATCTTTTAAATCTGGGAAGTTAGGTGGTCGCGCAGTATATGACATTGTTCATGCTAAGCCTTATTCCTGGATTGATAGCTGGATTAATTTCAACCCAGGTCATGAACACCCTGATCAGAACTCTTTTACCTTTGCCCCGAATGGGCAGGTTTTTGTCTCTGAAGCTTTGTATGGCCCAAAATACAGCTACCTCAACAATGTACTGGTATTTGCACCTTCCCCGACAAGCCAGTGCAATGAACCATGGGAAGGACAGCTGGGAGAGTGTTCGAAGTGGTTACGATGGGGAGAAAAGGAGGTAGGAGACAGCGCTGGTGAAGTTATTGCAGCAGCTTCACACGAGGACACCTTATTTGTTAGCGGAGAGGCTGCGTCAGCCTATTCCTCTGCCATGAAGCTGAAAAGTGTGTATCGGGCCCTGGTTCTGCTTAACTCTCAGACTTTGTTGGTCTTAGATCACGTAGAAAAAGAAGAGGCGTCTCCGCTGACCTCATTTAGTGCCTTTTTTCACAATCTGGACATTGACTTGAGATATGTCCCTCACAGGTCTTTAGGCAGGTACAGTGGAGCGATGATGGATGTCTGGGATGCCCATTACGAAATGTTCTGGCTGGACAGTCAGGGCAACAGTCCAGTTGGCAGGATACAGGAAGTAGAGCAGGTCGCGGAGTTCAAAAAGAGATGGACACAATTTATTAACGTGACTTTTTCTATGGAGGGTTTGGTCACTCGTGTAGCATATTTAATGCACGGCCCATTTGTCAAGGTCTCAGATTGCAGATTCATTGACAAAAGCAAAAATGGGGTTAAACTGGCTATTACTCTGAATGACACGGAGACTGTAGTGTCTATTGCAACCAACTACAACGATATAGGTGCCAGGCGTAGCTATTTAGGCTTTGCAGGATTTGCGAAAGCTGAGAGCGCAAACAGGATCATTAATTTTGGTCAAGGAAGTCAAGCTTACAACAGCCAAATCCAAAAATATTCCACGTTTAGCGTTGGTTTTGTCATCAATATCACAACCGTGTGGATTCTGTGTTTCGCCATCGCGTTTTTGACCATCAAAAGAAAGTTTACAGTGTCATCTCGTAAACTTATGCGCTGCTCTGTTGTTTCGGTCTTAATCTTCTGGGTGCTTGAACTTTTAGTTTTGTCGTATCGCTGTCAGGATGTCTTCTGTGGCATCATGTCGAGAAATCCCCAACGTTCAGCGGAGAAAACCAACCTCCCTCCTGATCAAACCTCAGATCCCCTGCCATTCATAATCATCACCTCACTTCCGGGCTCTGGCGCTGAGATTCTACAACCCCTATTTGATAACAGCTCAGACTTTGTGTACCTTAGCGTGCCCTCGACGTACCTCCGCATCCCAGAGACAAATTTTGCTCCTGATTCTTTTACAGACGCTTGCGAGTGGTCCAGGGTAGATGCACAGAGCGGGAAATTTCAAACCATTCAAGGATGGTTCCATTCCATGGTGCATAACATCAGACTACACCTGCAAAACATTCAGCTCTACAAGAGCAGCAGCTATACGGGGGCAAAATTAGCTCAGCGAGCAAAGAAGGGGCGGAGGAAACTCCTGATGGAGCAGAGGACCACAAGCAAGGAGGTGGAATATATAAAGGACTTGAGGCAGCACTTAGTCACATATCCAAATGCTTGTCCTGTCCTGAACCTGCGCAGCGGTAGCTGGTCCTTAAAATTACCTTTCATCCACGAGGTCATAGGGCACTCGCTCCGCTCACTCCAAGTGGTGCGAGACCCACGAGCGTGGATCTATCTTATGCTTTACAACACCAAACCAAGCCTTTACGCCAGCAAAAACATTAAGAAACGCTTACTCAACATAATAAAACAGGGCAGTGATCAGGCAGCTCAGGGGTGCACCAGGTTTGACGCTGCGTTTCAGCCTCTGGGAAGCGTTCTCGCTCAGCCTGACGCTAGCCCGGTCCTGCTGCTCGCTCACCTCTGGCTGGCTCACACATCGGCCAGCCTTAAAGCGAGCTCAGACCTGCCCTCGCACGCCTACCTCAGGGTGAAATTCGAAGATATCGTGAATTCTCCTGAGAGTACAGCGGAGAGCATACACAAGTTCCTTGGGGTGCCTGTCACACCCGCCGCTCTAAACCAGCTCGCATTTGCTACGTCCACAAATCTGTATCATTTAGTTTATGAAGGGGAGATATCTCCTGCCAAAATTGACGTGTGGAAGGAAAAGCTGGCTTCTGATGAGGTTACACTGATAGAGAAAGTCTGTGCGACTGTCATGGATAATCTAGGCTATGAAAGGCATGCACCCTTCATATAA